A segment of the Streptomyces sp. NBC_01235 genome:
CGGCGGGACGCTCTACTCCTCCTACGGCCAGCCCAACACCGGTCGTCTGGAAGTGATGTCGCTCGACAGCACCGCCTCCTTCCCCTCCGCCGACGTCGGCGACGAGCTGTCCGGCAGCACGACCGGGCCCCTCGACTACTCCACCTACGGCGGCTACGACGTCCAGGCCACCCAGCTCGGCACCCTGGTCGACAACGGGCTGAAGCAGGAGGTGACGCGCCGGCAGAAGGGCAACGAGCTCGCCGTCGCCACGTACAACGTGGAGAACCTGGACGCGCTGGACGACCAGGAGAAGATCGACCGGCTCGCGCAGGGTGTCGCCGTCAACCTCAACGCGCCCGACATCGTGGCCCTGGAGGAGATCCAGGACGACAACGGCGCCACGAACGACGGCACCGTCACCTCCGAGGCCACCCTGAAGCGGTTCACGGACGCCATCCGCGCGGCAGGCGGGCCCCGCTACCAGTGGCGCTACGTCGCCCCGGCCAACGACCAGGACGGCGGCGAGCCCGGCGGCAACATCCGCCAGGTGTTCCTGTTCAACCCCGAGCGGGTGTCGTTCACCGACCGGCCGGGCGGCGACGCCACCACGGCGACGAGTGTGGTGAAGACGCGCAAGGGTGTCCGTCTCTCCTCCTCCCCCGGCCGCATCGATCCGACGAACGACGCCTGGGACAACAGCCGCAAGCCGCTGGTGGGCGAGTTCGTCTTCCACGGTGAGACCGTGTTCGTCATCGCCAACCACTTCACCTCCAAGGGCGGCGACCAGTCCCTGCACGGCCGCTACCAGCCTCCCGCCCGCAGCTCCGAGACACAGCGTCAGGCGCAGGCCGCCGAGGTGAACTCCTTCGTCAAGTCCCTGCTCGCGGCGGACAAGAACGCCAAGACGGTGGTGCTCGGCGACCTCAACGACTACGAGTTCTCCCGGACCGTCACCACGCTCACCGACGGCCAGGTCCTCACCCCGCTGATCACCACCCTGCCGGCCGCCGAGCGCTACACCTACGTGTACGACGGCAACTCGCAGACCCTGGACCACATCCTCACGAGCCCGGCCGTCACGCACTTCGACTACGACGTCGTGCACATCAACGCCGAGTTCGCCGACCAGGCCAGCGACCACGACCCGCAGGTCGTGCGCATCGACGTCAGCCGGTGCCGCAGGGGCTGACCGGAAGGGTCGAGCGGCGAGTGCGGGCGCGGGTCAACGGGCTATGCGCACAGGCCCCCGCCCGCCTCGTCCTCGAACACGCCCGGCCAGTAGCGCAGGCCGTCGTCCGTGGGGACGGCCGGGTCCGGGGTCGGGTCGCAGGCGACCGGGTCGACGGCGGCCAGGGTGCGCGACATCGTCTCGGCCAGCTGGTCGTAGGCCTCGGTCAGGTCGTGCACCGCGTCCAGGGCCCGCTCGCGCCGTATCAGCCAGAAGGTGAACGCCAGAGTCGAGATGTCGGCGTTGAGCGGGCGCAGGCCGAGGTCCGGCTCGCTCCAGCTCAGCACCGCGCCCGTGGCGCCGTCGACGACCAGGCTGGTGTCCTCCAGGAGATGGCCCAGGCGGATCAGCCGGTCGGCGTTCACCGGGAGCTGTCCCTCGGTGCGGACGCCGACGCCGTCCTCCGCGCCGTACTCGGCGAGGGTCTGCAGCGGCATGTCCGTCTCCAGCGAGAACCAGACGACCTCCTCCGGCAGGCCCACCTCGCGCAGGAAGCGGCGGGTCGGGGCGTGCGTGAGCGCCTTCGGGAAGTCGACGTCCTCGAAGCGGACGATCTCGCCGGCGCCGAACTCCTCGTCCAGCAGGCGGACCGGGAGGTCCAGGGCCAGGCCGGACCTCGTGCCCGGGCCGGCCACCAGGGCGAGCGGGCGGATCACCGCGGCCAGCTTCCAGAAGAGCCCGGACTCGCCGTCCGCACCCGTACGCCGCGCGCCCTCCTCGAACACCGCCAGCAGCTGCCGGGACGCCTCCGCCACCGCCTTCGGTCCGAGCCGGCCCGCATAGGAGGCGAACTGGCCGCGCAGGGCCGCCAGTTCGTCCACCGCCGTGGCGAAGCGCACCAGCTTCTCCAGAGAGGGGGCGAGCGGGCGGGTGTCCATCAGATCGGGGCAGTCGTGCAGGAAGTACGTGGTCGAGATCTCGCCCGTCATCCCGTCGAGCAGGACGGACTCCGTCTCCCGGCCGTCTGCACCCAGGATTCCGCCTATCACCAGCCGGTCGCGCAGCTCCGCCGCCAGGCGGCCTTCGGGGTCGCCCGTGGAGTCCGCGACCGTGCGCAGACCGTCCGTGCGCAGCGCCTCGAACGTCAGCAGGCCGCCGTCGCCCGGCAGGCCGGGGCCGGTGAGCCAGCGGCGCGTCGGTGCGTGCGTGACGTAGGGGTCCAGCTGGTCCTCGGTGAAGGTGATCGTCGTCGTGGCGGTGGTGGTCCTGGTCGTGCTCATCGGGTCCCCCGTGCGGAAAGTTGCGTGCGCCGTCCCACTGCTCCGCAGCCTACGCGGCACCACTGACAACGGCCCTGACCAGCGACAGCGCCCAGCACACCAGCCACCAGTCCCCCACTGACAGACGTCAGAGCACCCCCGCGCGTTCCCGTCCCGCCAGGATCGCCCCGACCGTCCGCTCCACCGTCGACTCCGTGGTGTCCGGCCACAGTCCGGTGCGCGGGGTGCGGGACCGCAGTTCCGCGTCCAGGCCGGCGACCGTCCAGGCGGCCCCGTAGCCCGTCTTCTCCCGGCCGGCCTCGCGGGCCGCCACCGTCTCGGCGGACGGCGCCAGGACGATCACGTGCAGGGGCGGCTGCGGACCAGCCCCACCCACTCGGCCGGCCACGGGCCCAGCGCCACGTCCTGCACCACCGCCGTGAAGCCCGCCTGCGCGTACGCGTCCGCCGTGGCCGCCGACAGGCGGTACCGCAGCCGGAGCTGGGCCTCGGCCCTGTCCTCGCCCGCCGCGCCAGGGACGTCCTCACGCCCGGACACGATCATGCGCCGGAAGACGTCCCCCCGCACGTGTGCCGCCCGCGGAAGGTGCTCCGCGAGCGCGCCACCGTCGACCTGCCGGCCGCCTCCCCCACTGTCCAAAGGGCGTGGGAGGTGCCCCCATCTCCCGTGATGAGGACCACGCCCCTCATGTGAGGTACACGCCGCCGAGTACCACGACCACCGCCGCCAGCACGAACAGCAGGATCCAGCCCAGCAGCTTGCCCACGCTCGGCGGGGGTTCGTACTGCCGAGGTTCCGGCTCGTGCTCGCTCACCGGTCGGTCACCACCGCCGCCTGGGGCCTTATGGGCAGCCGGTTGACCGGACGGCCCGTCGCGGCGCGGACGGCGGAGGCGATCGCCGCGGGCGAGGTCACCACCGGGACCGCGCTGGCCGCCTTCGCCCCGAACGGGGCGACCACGTCACGTTCCTCGACCAGCTTGACGATCCGGATGTCCGGGGCGTCCAGGGCCGTGGGCAGCGCGTAGCCGGTGAGGTCGGGGTGGCGGATCAGGCCGCGCGGGGTGCGGAGGTTCTCGGTGAGCGCGATACCGACGCCCTGCGTCACGCCCGCCTCGATGCGGGCGGCCAGCTGCGCCGGGTTCAGGATCCGGCCGACGTCCTGGGCGACCGCGAGTTCCACGACCCGGACCGAGCCGAGCTCGATGTCGACGTCCACGACCGCGCGAATGGCGCAGAAGGCGAGGCCGACGAAGGCGTCGCCCTGGCCCGCGGCGTCCAGCGGCTCGGTCGGGTGCGGGCGGCACTGGGCCGTCGCCCACAGCTCCTTGCCGTGCAGCTCCTCCGTGACGGTCGTCGACAGCACGCCGTCGTACGAGGTGATCTTGCCGTCGGTGATCTGGAGCAGCTCCGTGGACATGCCGAACTTGTGCGCCAGGGGCTGGAGGAGCTGGGTGCGGACCATCTTGGCCGCCCGCTCCACCGCGCCGCCGGACACCCAGGTGTGACGGCCTCGGCAGCCCGCGCCCGCCGGTGGCTGGTCGGTGTCCACCGGGGCCACGTGCACCTCGTCGATGCCGAGCGTCTCCTGGACGATCTGGCGGGCCAGCGTCGTGAAGCCCTGGCCCGTCTCCACCGCCGCGCACAGGACCGTCGCGACACCGTCCTGGACCTTCACGGTCGCCGTGGACACCTCGTCGGCGCCCTCCGCGCCCAGCATGTGCACCATGCCGAGGCCGTAGCCCACGCCCCTGCGCACCGCGCCCGGTTCGCCCGCGCCCTCGGGGCCGCCGGGCAGCAGCCACTCCTCCTCGGGCGTGTCCTTGGGGAGCTCCGGGAGGGGGAACTCCTGGACGGCCTGGAGGAGTTCGGCGACGGGGGCCGGGCAGGTCACCGTCTGGCCGGTCGGCAGGACGTCCCCGGTCGCCAGGACGTTGCGCAGCCGCAGCTCCGCCGGGTCGACGCCGAGCTTCTTCGCCAGCTTGTCCATCTGCGCCTCGTAGGCGGCGCACACCTGCATCGCGCCCTCGCCGCGCACATGGCCCGACGGCGGGTTGTTCGTCCGCACGGCCCAGCCCTCGATGAAGGCGTTCGGGACGACGTAGGGGCCGCAGGCGAAGGAGACGGCGGCGGCCAGCGCCTCGGCGGAGGTGTCGGCGTATGCGCCCGCGTCCAGCAGGATCTGCGCCTCGACCTTCACCAGCCGGCCCTCGGCGTCGGCGTGGTGGCGGTAGCGCAGCAGGGTCGGGTGGCGGTGGACGTGGCCGAGGAAGGACTCCTCGCGCGTGGCCGTGAGCTTCACCGGGCAGCCGGTCTTCAGGGCCAGCAGGCCGAGCGGGAGCTGGAAGCCCTGGTCCTCGCGGTCGGCCGTCGCGCCGGGCACACCGGTGACGACGATCTTCACGCGCTCGGGTTCGAGGCCGTAGCAGGCGGCGGCCGTGTCCCGGTCGGTGTGCGGGTCGGTGGAGGCCAGGTAGAGCTCCACGCCGCCGTCGGGACGGGGCACGGCGAGGCCGGCCTCGGCGCCGATCGGGGCGGGGTCGGCGCGGCCGATGCGGTACTGGCCCTCGACGACGATCTCGCCGGACGCGCCCGGGTCGCCGTGGTGCAGCGGGATGTGCCGGATCAGGTTGCCGTCGGGGTGCAGGGGCTCCGCCTCGAAGGCCTGCTCCGGGTCGGTCACCGGGTCGAGTACTTCGTACTCGACGATGACGGCGGCGGCGGCCATCCGCGCGGTGTCCGGGTGGTCGGCGGCGACTGCGGCGATGGGCTCGCCGTGGTGGCGGACGATCTCGGAGGCGAACACCGGACGGTCGGCCTTGCCGCGGCCGTGCACCGGGCTGCCCGGCACGTCCTCGTGGGTGACGACGGCGCGGACGCCGGGCATCTCACGCGCGTGGGACGTGTCGATGGACACGATGCGCGCGTGCGGGTGCGGGGAGCGCAGCACGGCCGCCCACAGCAGGCCCTCGGCCCACAGGTCGGCCGCGTACGGGAAGGTGCCCTCCGTCTTCGCGCGCGAGTCGGCGGGCTGAAGGGACACGCCGAGGCCGTGCGGGATCGGCTCGGGGGCCGGGGCGGCCTCCGCGGCGGTCGTCGCGGTGGCTGCTTCGTTGCTCACGCCTGGCCTCCGTCCTGGCCCTGTCCGTACGCCGGGTCATGTGGGTGGGGCTGTGCCGGGTTCTCGAACGCCGACGCGTGGACGCCGCCCGCACCCGGGCCCGCCTGGTGGGGGATACGGGCCTCGTCCCCGTCCGTCCCGGCCTCGGCGGCGGCGTGCGCCTCGCGTTCGGCGACGACGTCCTGCACGGCCTGGAGGACGCCACGGTAGCCGGAGCAGCGGCACAGGTTGCCGCACAGGGCCTGGCGGGCCTCCAGTTCCGACGGCGCCGGGTTGCCCTCCAGCAGGTCGTGCACGGTCATCGCCATGCCGGGCACGCAGAAGCCGCACTGTACGGCCCCGCACGTGGCGAGCGCCCGCTGCACGTCCGAGGGCTGCCCGTCGACGGCCAGGCCCTCGACGGTGCGGATCTCGCTGCCGGCGGTGGTGACGGCCGGGACCAGGCAGGAGGCGACGAGCCGCCCGTCCACCTGCACGTTGCAGGCCCCGCACTCGCCCTGCGAGCAGCCGTCCTTGGCGCCCGCGAGGCCGAGGCGCTCGCGCAGGACGTAGAGCAGCGACTCGCCGATCCAGGCGTCGGTCACGGGCCGCTCGGAGCCGTTGACGCGCAGCACGTAGGCGGCGAGGGGGTGTTCCTCGTGGAACGGGGACGGGGTGTCCTCGGGCGCCTCGGCGGCGTCGACCGGCTCGGCGGGCTGCGGGGAGGCGGCGTCGGGGGCCGCGTCCCCCTCGGTCTCTGCCTCCGGCACCGTTTCCGCCCCGGGATCCGGCGGGGTGTCGGCGGTTCCTTCGGCCTCAGCGGCCTCAGCGGGCTCGTGAACGGCCCTGTGGGCGCGCTCCGGGCCCCCGGCGGCCTCGGCGACTCCTTCGGCCTCGGCGGCCTGCCGAGCGGCCTCCACGGGGCCGTTCGGGGGCACCGTGTACGCCTCGGCGGAGATCTCCGGGGAGAACGTGCCGGTGGAGTGGGCGTGTTGCCCGGTGTGCCCGTGATCGTGATCGTGCCCGTGATCGTGTTCGTGCTCGGGGGCGGAGTGGTGACGGTCGGGGTCCGCTCCGTGTCCGGCGCCGTGCGAAGGCTCGTGGTGGGACTGCTCGTGGTGCGCAGGCTCGTGGTGCGAGGGCGCGTGGTCCCGCGCGTGTCCGAAGGCGGGCGCCTCCGTGGCCGCCTGTCGCGCGGCCCGGTCGGCCTCGTCCGTGGGCTGCCCCCACGCCTGGCCCGCCGTACCGGCCGTGCCCGTCGGGTCGGTCGCCCAGGGCGCCGACGCGCCGCCCGGCAGGGTGGCCGGGGGCGTGCCGCCCCACTGCTCGACCAGGGCCGACGCGGTGAACTCGCCCGACTCGTCGGGCAGGTCGCCGCCCGCGACGGGGATCGACCACTGGCCCGTCACGTCGTGGCCCGGGGCGGGCGCGGACTGCGGTGCGCCCCGGCCGCCTGCCGAGGTGTCGTCGAAGGTCCACTGGCCGGTCGCGCCCGGGTGGTACGAGAACCGGTCGTCGCCCACCGTCTGCGGGGTGCCCTGCGGGGCGGGCCAGTCGGAGCCGCCGGCCGGGGCCGCCCAGGTGGTGCCGTCCGCCTCAGGGGGCGTCGCCGCTATCGGCGGCGGCACGTAGCCGTGGCCCGGCGCTGCGAGCGGGCTGTCGCCGCGGCCGGCCAGGAGGGCGTCGATGCCGCCCTCGGGGAGCTTCACGAAGGCGGTCGCGCCGTCGTCGTAGTCCCCCTGGGGCAGCGGGTCCCAGCGGCCGCCGCCCTGCGGCGCGCCCTGGACCTGCCCGGTCTCCTGTCCGTGCCCTTGGTCGTGTCCCTGGCCGTGTCCCTGGCCGTGTCCGTGCTGGTCGTCGGTCACGACAGCGCCCTCCCCAGTGCTCGTCGGGCCAGCGCGGCGACGGTGCGCCGCAGGTGCAGTACTGCGGGCGGAAGTTCCGGTACGGAGCCGTCCGCGCCGGGCACCGGGTCGGGGATGCAGGCGGCGGCGACGTACTCCCCGAAGGCGGTCAGGGCCTCGGGGACGATCGTGCGGTTGTTGTCCCAGTCGATGAGCCGGGCGACCCACTGCTCGGCGTCCAGGGGCCGCAGCGGCATCGGCGCTATGGCGCCCACGGCGCACCGCACTCCGCGCCGGGCGGGGTCGAGAACCAGTGCCACGGAGGCGACCGCGCGGCCCGGCCCGGTGCGGCCGGTGGCCTTCAGGAAGACCTGCGGGGCGTGCAGCAGCGGCACGCGCACGTACCCGATGAGTTCGCCGCCGCGCAGCATCTCCATGCCGGCCAGCAGGTGCGACACCGGGATCTCCCGGCGGGCTCCGCGCGGGCCCGCGATGATCAGGGTCGCTTCCAGCGCGGCCAGCACGGGCAGCGCGTCGCCCGTCGGGGCGGCCGAGGCGATGTTGCCGCCCAGGGTGCCCGCGTTGCGGATCTGCGGCGGGCCCGCGGCGCGCGCGGCGGCGGCGAGCGCCGGGATGAGGGCGGCGAAGTCGGGGCGGCCCATGCGCGCGTGCGTGAGTCCGGCGCCGAGCAGCGCGTGGCCGTCCTGGTACTGCCAGCCGCGGATCTCGCTGATCCGGCCGAGTCCGACCAGTCCGGCGGGCCGCAGTTGCCCGGAGTTGACGGCGGCCATCAGGTCGGTGCCGCCGGCCACCGGTACGGCCGCGGGCATGGCCGCCAGCGCCGCCACGGCCTCGTCCAGCGTTGTGGGCAGCGTGACGGCCTGCGCCGCCTGCGGTGCGTGCGTGCTCAAAACCGGCTGCCCCTTCCCGCTGCCCCACCTGGTCCCACCTGTGTTGCCGTACGGTACGTGCTGACAGGGCGGACGTGGCAACTCTGGCACATCTTCGCAACACCCGAACGCGGGGGTCCGCTAGGAGGCATTCGCCCACCTCACCGCGCAGATGGTCCGTTTTCGTGCGGCATCACCGGTGCGTGCGAATTGCCACTCTTCGGCGACTTTGTCGGGGTTTTTCCGTGACGCGCGGGATCACCGGTTCGGGGGCGGGCCGTCGATCGGACGCCCGAGGACACCGGGCCGCCGCTGCCACGGCCGGGGCCCGGACGGCGGGCGGTAGCCGACTCCCAGGGCGTCGAGTCGCCCGTAGTGGGCCTCCATCCGCCGCTCGAAGTCGGCGAAGTCCCGTTCCTCCGGGGCGGGCAGGTCACTCCAGGCGACCTCGGCGAAGGCGGCGAGCCGGGGGAAGGCCTGGTAGTCCACGCGCGCGTGGTCCTCCATCGCCTCCGTCCACAGGTTGGCCTGCGTGCCGAGCACGTGCGCGGCCTCCTCCGGCGTCAACTCCGCGGGAACGGGCTCGAACCGATAGACGTCCTCCAGGGTGCGCACGTAGCCGATCGGCACGGGCTCGTCCGGACCGCCGTCCTGGCGGTGGTCCAGGTACACCTGCTGCTCGGGGCACATGACGACGTCGTGCCCCGCGCGCGCGGCGGCGATCCCGCCCGCGTACCCGCGCCAGGACGACACCGCCGCGCCCTCCGCGAGCCCGCCCTCCAGGATCTCGTCCCAGCCGATGAGCCGGCGCCCGCGCGCGGAGAGCCACTTGTCGAAGTGACCGACGAACCAGGACTGCAACTGGTCCTCGTCCGCGAGTCCGAGTTCCCGGATGCGGGCCTGTGCGGTGGGCGACCGCCGCCACTGGTCCTTGGGGCATTCGTCACCCCCGATGTGCACGAACTCCGAGGGGAAGAGATCGAGGACTTCCTCGAAGACCCCCTCGTAGAAGCGCAGGGTGTTGTCAGTGGGGGCGAGTACGTTCGGGTTGATGCCCCAGGTGTCCCAGACGGAGAGTGCGGTGGTGTCGATGACGTCGGTGTTGCCGAGTTCCGGATACGCGGCGATCGCGGCCTGCGAGTGTCCGGGTACGTCGATTTCGGGGACGACGGTGATATGCCGCTCGGCGGCGTACGCGACGATCTCCCGGATGTCGTCCTGGGTGTAGAAGCCACCGTGCGGCTTCTCGTCCCACAGGGGTGAGGCACGATGGCCGAATTTCGTGCGGGCTCGCCAGGAACCGACCTCGGTCAGCCTGGGGTGCCTCTTGATCTCGACGCGCCACCCCTGGTCGTCCGTCAGATGGAAGTGGAAGACGTTCAGTTTGTGCGCGGCCATCAGGTCCAGGTAACGCAGGACGCCTTCCTTGGGCATGAAGTGCCGCGCGACGTCGAGCATGAGGCCGCGCCAGCCGAAACGGGGGGCGTCCTCGATGATCTGGTGCGGGATGCCGTACATGATCCCCGGCCGCACGGGCGCGCGCCGGAAGGCGTGGCGGCCGAGGAGCTGACGCAGCGTCTGGGCGCCCCAGAAGACGCCGGCGGGGCCGCCGCCGCGGATCTCGATGCCCCAGTAGGCGAGGACGCTCAGTTTGTACGCTTCGGGCTCCAGCGTGTCGTCCAGGCACAGCCGTACGGAGTCGCGGGCGTCCTGCGGCCCGGGGCGCAGGGGCACGCCGAAGGCCGCGCCGAGGGTGGCGCGCAGCCAGCGTTCGGTGCCCTCCGTGCCGGGCCCGGCCCACACGGTGGTGTCCTCGTCGATGACGACACCGCAGCGCTTGGGGCCGTTGACGGCGCGCGGCGCGGGGACGAGGTCGATGAGGTCGATGAGGTTCTTTGCAGAAGTCACATCAGTCCTTAACCGCTCCGCCCAGCCCCGAGACCGGTCGTCGCTGTACGAGTACGAAGAACACCGGCACCGGAATCGTCATCACCGTGGAGCCCGCCGTCACGCCGCCCCAGTGCGGGGCGTCCGGCTTGCAGAAGACCAGCAGGGCCATCGGCATCGTCGACTGAGAAGTGTCGCTGATGATGAAGGACTTGGCGAAGAGGAAGTCGTTCCAGGCGGAGATGAAGGAAAACACGCTCGTGGCCACCAGCCCCGCCAGGACGAGCCGGAAAAGGATCTGCCACAGAAAGCGCGTACGACTCGCCCCGTCGACGTACGCGGCCGCCTCCAGCGCCTCCGGAACCGCTTTCACGAACCCTCTCGGCATCCAGATCGCGAAGGGTGCGAGAAGGCGATGTGCGGCAGGATCAGTGACCCCAGGGTGTTCAACCGGCCGAAGTCCCGCATGAGGAAGAACAAGGGGATCGTCAGGGCCTCCACGGGCACCGTCCGGGCCACCAGGAACATGATCGGCAAGGTGGTCCGGAAGCGGAACCGGAATCGGGTCACGGCGGTCGCGGCGAGAAACGCGATCACTCCGGAGGCGATCACCACCGTGCCCGCCACGACAAGGCTGTTGAGGCAGAATCGGCCGAATTCCTGCTGCCCGAACACGCGCCGGAAGGAATCCGGAGAAGGTGCGAGCGCCCAGGGCCGCGGCTCGCTGGAATCGATCTCCCCGGCCGGTTCGAAGGCGCTCAGCGCCATCCAGTGGAGCGGGAAGGCGACGACGGCCGCGACCGGCAGCGCGCTCGCCTCGGCGGCCGGCCGCCACGGAAGGACCACCCGTCGGACGCCTGGGGAGGGCGCAGGCGGTGACGACCGGGGCGGCGGCCGCGAGCACGGCCGGTCCGGCGGGGAGCGTGGGGAGCTTCATGGAGCGGTCCTCCAGGCGTTGCAACATGCGCAATGACTGTTTTGCTCTGCACAACACACCGGAGGCTAGGGACTACATGAACACGCCGACAAGAGGTCTCAACCACTCTGTGACCACCCGACGCACCCCGTGCAACGACAGAGGACGCGAAAGCCCCCGAAGCGCGCCAAAACGCGCCTCGGGGGCTTTGGAAGGCCGGAAGACTACTTCTTGTCGCCGCCCTTGCCCTTGTCGTCCCCGCCCACGCCCATGGACTCGAAGATCTCCTTGCACATCGGGCACACCGGGTACTTCTTCGGGTCACGGCCGGGCACCCAGACCTTGCCGCACAGCGCCACGACGGGCGTCCCGTCGAGGGCGCTCGCCATGATCTTGTCCTTCTGGACGTAGTGGGCGAAGCGCTCGTGGTCCCCGTCGCCGTGCGACACCTGCGGCGTCGGCTCTACGAGGGTCCCCGTCCCAGTGCCTCGCTGGGGCTGGGTCTCAGGCTCAAGAGTGCTCATAACCACCAGAGTACTGAAGCTCACAGCAGTCAGTTGAGCGAAGGGTCGTCCGGATACGTCGCCACCATCGCCAGCTCGCTGCGCTGGCGGCGCAGCACCTCGCGCCAGAGTCCCTCCGGGGACGGGGAGGAGACGTCGCCGGGCTCGGACTCCACGACGTACCAGGCGCCCTCCACCAGCTCGTCCTCCAGCTGGCCGGGACCCCAGCCGGCGTATCCGGCGAAGATTCGCAGGGAGCCGAGGGCGGAGGCCAGCAGTTCCGGCGGGGCCTCCAGATCGACGAGGCCGATCGCGCCGTGCACCCGGCGCCAGCCCAGCGGGGCACCGTCGACGGCCGTGCCGCCCGGGATGACGGCGACCCCCAGGGCGGAGTCGAGGGACACCGGGCCGCCCTGGAAGACGACGCCGGGATCACCGGTGAGGTCCGCCCAGTCCTCCAGGATGTCGCTCACGCCCACCGGCGTGGGCCGGTTGAGGACGACACCGAGGGAGCCCTCCTCGTCGTGGTCGAGAAGGAGCACCACCGCACGGTCGAAGTTCGGGTCCGCCAGGGCCGGCGTTGCCACGAGCAGCCGCCCTGTGAGCGAGGACACCTCGGTCATGCCAGACATGATCCCGCATCTTCCCGTGAAGTGGGGAGGCAACGCGGGGGTAGGAGGCGAGGGCAGGTCGGGCGCACGGGTGCGGCCCGGGCGCACGGAAGCGGGCGACGGGCGGCGGTGACCCCTTGTGCCCGGCGGGAAACAGTTCGTGTTGTGACACGGCTATGACGTTCCTGGGTGGTCCTTGGGCTTACGGGACAGGGGGCGACGGCGATTACTCTGTCTCATCTGGCCCTGCCCCCGATTCAAGGCCGATCCAAGGCCCTTGCCCCAATCCACCATCCATGGAACGCGAGATACATGACCGTCAACGGCTCTGACGACGTACTGCTTGTCCACGGCGGAACCCCGCTCGAGGGCGAGATCCGTGTCCGTGGTGCGAAGAACCTCGTACCCAAGGCCATGGTCGCCGCCCTGCTGGGCAGTGAGCCGAGTCGACTGCGCAACGTTCCGGACATCCGTGACGTGCGGGTCGTACGCGGCCTGCTGCAACTGCACGGGGTGACGGTCCGTCCGGGCGAGGAGCCGGGCGAGCTGGTGCTCGACCCGACCTACGTCGAGAGCGCCAACGTCGCCGACATCGACGCCCACGCGGGCTCCAGCCGTATCCCGATCCTGTTCTGCGGTCCTCTTCTGCACCGCCTCGGGCACGCCTTCATCCCGGGCCTCGGCGGCTGCGACATCGGCGGCCGGCCCATCGACTTCCACTTCGACGTGCTGCGCCAGTTCGGCGCGAAGATCGAGAAGCGGGAGGACGGCCAGTACCTGGAGGCCCCGCAGCGGCTGCGCGGCACGAAGATCCGGCTGCCGTACCCGTCCGTCGGCGCGACCGAGCAGGTGCTGCTGACGGCCGTCCTGGCGGAGGGCGTCACCGAGCTCTCGAACGCGGCCGTGGAGCCGGAGATCGAGGACCTCATCTGCGTGCTGCAGAAGATGGGCGCCATCATCGCGATGGACACCGACCGCACCATCCGCATCACCGGTGTGGACAAGCTCGGCGGCTACAACCACGCGGCCCTGTCGGACCGCCTGGAGGCCGCCTCCTGGGCCAGCGCGGCGCTGGCGACCGAGGGCAACATCTACGTCCGCGGCGCCCAGCAGCGCTCGATGATGACGTTCCTGAACACCTATCGCAAGGTGGGCGGCGCCTTCGAGATCGACGACGAGGGCATCCGCTTCTGGCACCCCGGCGGCCACCTGAAGTCCATCGCGCTGGAGACGGACGTCCACCCCGGTTTCCAGACCGACTGGCAGCAGCCGCTGGTCGTCGCCCTGACGCAGGCCACGGGTCTGTCCATCGTGCACGAGACGGTCTACGAGTCGCGGCTGGGCTTCACCTCGGCGCTCAACCAGATGGGCGCCCACATCCAGCTGTACCGCGAGTGCCTCGGCGGCTC
Coding sequences within it:
- a CDS encoding beta-N-acetylhexosaminidase — protein: MTSAKNLIDLIDLVPAPRAVNGPKRCGVVIDEDTTVWAGPGTEGTERWLRATLGAAFGVPLRPGPQDARDSVRLCLDDTLEPEAYKLSVLAYWGIEIRGGGPAGVFWGAQTLRQLLGRHAFRRAPVRPGIMYGIPHQIIEDAPRFGWRGLMLDVARHFMPKEGVLRYLDLMAAHKLNVFHFHLTDDQGWRVEIKRHPRLTEVGSWRARTKFGHRASPLWDEKPHGGFYTQDDIREIVAYAAERHITVVPEIDVPGHSQAAIAAYPELGNTDVIDTTALSVWDTWGINPNVLAPTDNTLRFYEGVFEEVLDLFPSEFVHIGGDECPKDQWRRSPTAQARIRELGLADEDQLQSWFVGHFDKWLSARGRRLIGWDEILEGGLAEGAAVSSWRGYAGGIAAARAGHDVVMCPEQQVYLDHRQDGGPDEPVPIGYVRTLEDVYRFEPVPAELTPEEAAHVLGTQANLWTEAMEDHARVDYQAFPRLAAFAEVAWSDLPAPEERDFADFERRMEAHYGRLDALGVGYRPPSGPRPWQRRPGVLGRPIDGPPPNR
- a CDS encoding DUF3039 domain-containing protein: MSTLEPETQPQRGTGTGTLVEPTPQVSHGDGDHERFAHYVQKDKIMASALDGTPVVALCGKVWVPGRDPKKYPVCPMCKEIFESMGVGGDDKGKGGDKK
- a CDS encoding YqgE/AlgH family protein, producing MTEVSSLTGRLLVATPALADPNFDRAVVLLLDHDEEGSLGVVLNRPTPVGVSDILEDWADLTGDPGVVFQGGPVSLDSALGVAVIPGGTAVDGAPLGWRRVHGAIGLVDLEAPPELLASALGSLRIFAGYAGWGPGQLEDELVEGAWYVVESEPGDVSSPSPEGLWREVLRRQRSELAMVATYPDDPSLN
- the murA gene encoding UDP-N-acetylglucosamine 1-carboxyvinyltransferase — encoded protein: MTVNGSDDVLLVHGGTPLEGEIRVRGAKNLVPKAMVAALLGSEPSRLRNVPDIRDVRVVRGLLQLHGVTVRPGEEPGELVLDPTYVESANVADIDAHAGSSRIPILFCGPLLHRLGHAFIPGLGGCDIGGRPIDFHFDVLRQFGAKIEKREDGQYLEAPQRLRGTKIRLPYPSVGATEQVLLTAVLAEGVTELSNAAVEPEIEDLICVLQKMGAIIAMDTDRTIRITGVDKLGGYNHAALSDRLEAASWASAALATEGNIYVRGAQQRSMMTFLNTYRKVGGAFEIDDEGIRFWHPGGHLKSIALETDVHPGFQTDWQQPLVVALTQATGLSIVHETVYESRLGFTSALNQMGAHIQLYRECLGGSDCRFGQRNFLHSAVVSGPTKLQGADLVIPDLRGGFSYLIAALAAQGTSRVHGIDLINRGYENFMEKLVELGAKVELPGKALG